The region AGAGATGATCGACAATGTGAGCGGCAGCTGAATCGAAAAGAGCGACCCTTTTCCAGGCTGCGAATCGACCGAAACAGTGCCGCCGAGCGACTCAATCGTGCTTTTGACGACATCCAAACCGACGCCGCGGCCGGAAATGTCAGAAACTTGCTCAGCGGTCGAAAAGCCGGGAGCGAAAATAAGCTCGTAAATTTGCTGATCGTTCAAATGCTCCGCCGCCTGCGGCGAGACAATGCCTCGGCTTTTCGCCTTTTGCAGCACCTTCTCCCGGGAAATGCCGGCGCCGTCATCCTCGATTTCAATAAAGACATGGTTGCCGCTATGGTATGCTCGCAATTGAACAGTCCCTTCTTCCGGCTTCCCGCGCGCCGCCCGGACGTCCGGCGCTTCGATGCCGTGGTCGAGCGCATTGCGGATCAAATGGACAAGCGGGTCGCCGATTTCATCGATCACCGTCCGGTCAAGCTCGGTATCCGCACCGATGATGTCAAGGCGCACCTTTTTGCCGAGCTCGCGGGCGAGCTGGCGCACCATGCGCGGGAAGCGGTTGAACACCGTTTCGACCGGCACCATGCGCATATTTAAAATGATCGTCTGCAAATCGCTCGAGATGCGAGACATCCGCTCGACCGTTTCCGTCAATTCGGCATGGTTCAGCTCGCGGGAAATTTGCTCAAGCCGACCGCGGTCGACAACCAATTCTTCAAATAAGTTCATCAACCGATCGAGCCGTTCAATGTTGACGCGGATCGTTTTCGTCGCCTGTTTCGCTGTTTGTTTTTCCGGCGCCTCTGCTTCGGCCTGAACGGTCGCCGCCTGCTCCATAGCGGCTGGTTGTTGGGGCGCAGCCGCTTTCTCGCTTTCTGGCGACGGTTCATCGCTCGATAGCATAGACACCTTGACGTCATCAATTTCCGAAATGCCCATCAGCCGCTTTTGCAACTCATCGGCTGGCGCTTTGGATACGACCGTAACGAGAAACTCCCGGTCAAACTGTTCTTCCTCCAGCATCTCGACCGGCGGCGTTGCTTTCACAATTTCTCCGACTTCATTCAGCTGTTCAAACACCATATAGACGCGCGCTGCTTTCAACAAGCAATCATCACGAAGCCGAACGCGGATTTCGTAGACGGAAAATCCCTGCTCCATGGCCTGCTCGAGCACATGGTATTCAAATTCCCCATACGCATGTTCAAGGGGCGGTTCTTCCCTTGCTGCCTGCTTGTTCGGCATCTCCCCTTGCTCGATTCGTTTCAGCTGTTCGACTGTTCCTCTTACATCACGCGTTCCGTCGCCGCCTGCAGCGATGGAACTGATCATCGCCTCCAAATGGTCGACGGCCTCAAAAATGACGTCAAGCAATTCCGGGGTAACGGAAAGCCGCCGATTGCGGATGCCATCGAGCACGTTTTCCATTTGGTGCGTCAAATTGGCCAAATCTTCAAACCCCATTGTGGCAGACATGCCTTTCAACGTATGGGCCGAACGGAAAATATCATTCACCACAGACATGTCCTCCGGAGTTTTTTCAAGTTCCAACAGCCGCTCGTTGATCGCCTGCAAATGCTCTTTGCTTTCATCAATAAACAAATCCAAATATTGGATCATATCCATGCCATTTTCCCCCTTACTCCCCGATCAATTGGACGATGGCAGCGGCGATGCTGTCAAGCGGCGCGATGACATCAACGACGCCAGCCTCGATCGCCGCTCTTGGCATCCCAAAGACAACGGCTGTCTCGCGCGCTTCCGCGATCGCTTTTGTGTTCCCGCTTTCCTTCAGCTTTTTCAACCCCGCTGTTCCGTCGCTTCCCATCCCGGTCATGATCACTGCGATTTTCCGACAGCGGCGAATGGCAGCGAGCGACTCGAACAACACGTCAACAGCCGGACGATGGCCGGCGCGCGGCGGCGATTCGTCGAAACGGGCTGTCAGCGCGCCGCCTTCTTCGCGAACGATGAGATGGACGCCGCCTGGCGCAATATAGGCGGTGCCATTCCGCAGCACTTCCCCGTCTTCCGCCTCCTTGACCGTAATCGCGGTAAGCGCATCAAGCCGGTTGGCGAGCGATGCCGTAAACCCTTTCGGCATATGCTGGACAGCGACAACCGGAGCGGCTAGATCGGGCGGAAGCTGCGTCAACACCGTCTCGAGCGCACGCGGACCGCCGGTGGAAGTGCCGATAGCGACGATGGACTGTTGCGGCCGCGCCGCCGCTTTGAACGATGGGCGCCAAGACGGACGTTGGCGGCGCGGGGCAGCCAAGGCGGACACATTCGCTTCGCTCGCGTGCAGCACTTTGCCAATCAGTTCATCTTTCACTTTGTACAAATCGAGCGAAATCGGTCCGGACGGCTTGGCGACAAAGTCGACCGCCCCGCACTGCATGGCGGCGATCGTGTTTTCCGCCCCTTCGGTCGTCGTGCTTGACACCATGACGACCGGCACAGGATGATCCCGCATGATGCGCTGCAACGTTTCGAGTCCGTTCATAACCGGCATTTCCACATCAAGCGTCACGACATCCGGCCTTAGGGCAGCGATTTTCTCGAGCGCCTCCCGGCCGTTGCGAGCTGTTCCGACGACTTCGAGGTGCGGATGCTCGGACAAAAAATCACTGATCCATTTGCGCATAAACGCGGAGTCATCGACGACAAGCACCTTGATCGCCTTCATTTTCCGTCTCTACCTTTCTAGCAAAAGTTGACGCAGCTTCGCAAAAAAGCGGGGAGCCCGTTCCAGCTCTTTTTCTCCTTCCGCCGCATAGCGGCATGCCATTTGACGCACTGCCCGGCTCGCCTTCGCCGCCGGATCAGAGAGAACAAACGGCGTTTGCCGGACGACACAGCGCGCAACAGTCCGGTCTTCAGGAACGACGCCAAGCAAAGCGATGTCTTTATGGAAAAACCGACTGGCGGCATGCTGCAGGCGCGAAAAGATGCCATATCCTTCCCGCTCGCTGCCGGCGCGGTTGACGATGACGGAAAACGGAGCCTCGCTGCCGGCGGTGTGCATATATTTCATCATGGCATACGCATCCATCATCGCGGTCGGCTCCGGCGTCGTGACAATAAACACATCGTCGACGGACTTTAAAAAATACAATCGTTCTTCTGAGGCGCCCGCCCCCATATCGAAAATGAGATAATCATATCGCGACGCCACCGTCTGCAGCTCGGCCAACAAATAGTCGATAGCGGATCGATCGACACTCAACCATTGCGCGGCGCCCGTCCCCCCAGCAATATAC is a window of Geobacillus kaustophilus DNA encoding:
- a CDS encoding chemotaxis protein CheA; translated protein: MDMIQYLDLFIDESKEHLQAINERLLELEKTPEDMSVVNDIFRSAHTLKGMSATMGFEDLANLTHQMENVLDGIRNRRLSVTPELLDVIFEAVDHLEAMISSIAAGGDGTRDVRGTVEQLKRIEQGEMPNKQAAREEPPLEHAYGEFEYHVLEQAMEQGFSVYEIRVRLRDDCLLKAARVYMVFEQLNEVGEIVKATPPVEMLEEEQFDREFLVTVVSKAPADELQKRLMGISEIDDVKVSMLSSDEPSPESEKAAAPQQPAAMEQAATVQAEAEAPEKQTAKQATKTIRVNIERLDRLMNLFEELVVDRGRLEQISRELNHAELTETVERMSRISSDLQTIILNMRMVPVETVFNRFPRMVRQLARELGKKVRLDIIGADTELDRTVIDEIGDPLVHLIRNALDHGIEAPDVRAARGKPEEGTVQLRAYHSGNHVFIEIEDDGAGISREKVLQKAKSRGIVSPQAAEHLNDQQIYELIFAPGFSTAEQVSDISGRGVGLDVVKSTIESLGGTVSVDSQPGKGSLFSIQLPLTLSIISVLLVQIAEETYAIPLSSIIETALVKKEEIFSAHNQPVIDFRGKIVPLVRLKDVFAVPGAADDGDAVAVVIVRKGEKLAALAVDSFIGQQEVVLKSLGNYLSSVFAISGATILGDGRVALIIDCNALVK
- a CDS encoding protein-glutamate methylesterase/protein-glutamine glutaminase, which produces MKAIKVLVVDDSAFMRKWISDFLSEHPHLEVVGTARNGREALEKIAALRPDVVTLDVEMPVMNGLETLQRIMRDHPVPVVMVSSTTTEGAENTIAAMQCGAVDFVAKPSGPISLDLYKVKDELIGKVLHASEANVSALAAPRRQRPSWRPSFKAAARPQQSIVAIGTSTGGPRALETVLTQLPPDLAAPVVAVQHMPKGFTASLANRLDALTAITVKEAEDGEVLRNGTAYIAPGGVHLIVREEGGALTARFDESPPRAGHRPAVDVLFESLAAIRRCRKIAVIMTGMGSDGTAGLKKLKESGNTKAIAEARETAVVFGMPRAAIEAGVVDVIAPLDSIAAAIVQLIGE
- a CDS encoding MinD/ParA family protein — translated: MVSDQAERLRYELGRRRQPAAGPRTIAVTSGKGGVGKSNLSLNFSLSLSKLGFRILLLDMDIGMGNIDILLGQSSPLTLSDWFSARLPLSELVKSGPEHLSYIAGGTGAAQWLSVDRSAIDYLLAELQTVASRYDYLIFDMGAGASEERLYFLKSVDDVFIVTTPEPTAMMDAYAMMKYMHTAGSEAPFSVIVNRAGSEREGYGIFSRLQHAASRFFHKDIALLGVVPEDRTVARCVVRQTPFVLSDPAAKASRAVRQMACRYAAEGEKELERAPRFFAKLRQLLLER